TTTCCAGCATTTCTTTTATATCTTTAAGTATTTTTTTCATTGTTTCTCCAGGAGTATCATAAACAAGACCTATAGTCATTTTTATTCTTCTTACATTTCTTCTGGAAAAGTTTTCTATTGGATTATTTGCAATATACTGGTTTGGAACTGTTATTAAGGATTTTTCAAAAGTTCTAATTTTGGTTGTCCTCATCCCAAGGTCTTCAACTATGCCTTCAACACTACCAACTTTTACCCATTCACCAATTTTCAGAGATTTATCTGCAAGGATTGTTAAACCTCCAAAAAAGTTAGCAGCTGTATCTTTGGCGGCAAGTGCTATTGCCAAACCACCTATTCCCAGAGAAGCAATAAGAGCTGTTACATTAATGCCCCATTCCTGAAGAACTGCAAGAAAACCAATAGTTATGATAAATGCTTTTGTGGCTTTTATAAGAAATGAACCGATTTCTCGGTAAAGTTCTTTCCCAAATTTTTGGGAAAACTTATATATATCATCTGTAAAAACATTTATACCGTTATAAAAAATCCAGAAGACCATAATAATGAATAAACTACGGACAAAATGCTGGAGTATATCTGCCCTGAGATTAATAATATCAAAAGCAAGCCATAGACCAATTACGACAAATAAAAACCTTAGAGGGCTTTCTATCATAAGAAGAAGTTTGTCATCAATGGATGTTTTTGTTCTGGAGACAACGGTTTTTATGCTTTTGACAATAATTGCAGAAAACAGATTTTTCAGGAGTAAGAAAAATAATAGGACAACAAGTGCCAGAGCCCATTTATAAAGTGGTGTTCCCAGAATAATCTGATTAAGTATCGTATTTATATTGCTTAAAAGTTCATCCTGGTTCATGATTATTTATTATATCCTGATTTCTTCAAGAGACGTTTGGGTTAGTACCTCCCCTTTATCTTTTCTGGCAACAACAATATTTTCAAGCCTTACACCTCCTATCTCTGGAATATATATTCCCGGTTCAATGGTAAAAACAGTGTTTTCAAGGAGAATATCTTCATTGTTTTTATATATCCGTGGAGGTTCATGGATTTCTATTCCTACTCCGTGACCTGTGGAATGGATAAAATAATCTCCATATCCGTATTTGTCTATAACATTTCTTGCGGCAAGGTCTATTTCTTTTATTGGAATTCCTGCTTTTACTTTGCTGAGAGCTTCAAGATGGGCTTCTTTTACAATCTGGTGTATCTTTTCTATTTCAGGGTGAACCTGTCCGTAAAATACTGTTCGTGTGAAATCTGAGCAGTATCCCTCATAAATAAGTCCCATATCTATCAGGACAGGGTTGTTTTTTTCTATTTGTGTATGTGATGTTTCATGATGGGGAACGGCAGAATTTTTTCCTGCTGCTACAATTGACGGAAAGCTTTCATCTGTTCCACCTTCTATGAATATCTCATTTATTATTCTTCTTCTCAGGTCTAACTCATCTGCAGCCTGTGGTATCTGGGTAAGTATCTTTTCAAAAATTCTATCGGTTTTATGAACTGCCTCCCTGATTATTTTTATCTCTTCTTCTGTTTTTTGAATTCTAAACTCATCTAAAAATCCGGAATAACCTTTTAGCCTGGTTTTCAGGCCTTCTTTCAACGATTTATAAAAGGATAGAGCTATCCTATCCTCTTCAAAGCCTATTTGATTGCCTCCATATTCGTTGAGTATTTCCTGTAAATGTTTTAACTGGGGTTTTCCTCCTTCTCCCAGCTGGATAAGGTTCCATCCTTTGAGCTTTTCTTTTGCAGCTTCAAAATATCTGCTGTCTGTAATAAAAAACTTTTCCTGAGGAGTTAGCAGTACATAGGCATTTGAGGATTTAAACCTGCTCAAGTAAAAAATATTAGGTCTGCTTGAGAATAGAAAAGAAGAAAGATTTTCGCCTTGTATTTTATTTTGAATTTCCTTTATTTTCATGCTGAACCTCCTGATTATGCAGGAAAAATTTTAGCATAAAGGTTGCATTTTGGGATTTTTTGTATTAATATAATGTTAGTTAGTGTTTACTAACGATGCCCTGCTGGAGCCATCCATATTGGGGGAGTATTCTCCCCCTCTTTTTTTTTATTTATAAGACAGGATAGTTCTCGTCAAAGCAGGCGGTACAGAAACCTTTTTGACGGTATTTATTTGCTGATTTTATCATTCCTTCCAGTGAAAGATAGTATATGCTATCGGCTCCTACATAATCTCTAATTTCTTCAATGGTTTTATTAGCTGCAATTAACTCTTCTTTTGTCGGTGTGTCTATTCCATAATAACAGGGGCTAATTACTGGAGGTGAGCTTAATAGGAGGTGGATTTCTTTTGCTCCAGCTTTTCTAAGCATATTAACAATTTTTTTGCTGGTTGTTCCTCGGACGAGGGAGTCGTCTATTACAATAAGTCTTTTGCCTTCAACTACTTGTTTAACAGGATTTAATTTTAATTTTACGCTTAAATCTCTTATAGACTGGGTAGGTTGTATAAAACTTCTTCCAACATAATGGTTTCTGATTAAGCCTATTTCCAGAGGGATACCACTTTCTTCAGAATATCCTTTTGCTGCCAGTAATCCTGAATCTAATACAGGAACAACATAATCAGCATCTACCTGATATTCTCTGGCAAGTGTTCTTCCCATCTCTTTTCTGATTTCATAAACCCAGTCCTGAAAAATCATGCTATCTGGTCTTGCAAAATAAACAAACTCAAATATACATTTTCTTGGTTCTTCTGTATGTTCAAGGGGAAAGTATGACCTCATTCCTGCATCATCTATAACCAGAACCTCACCGGGTTTTATATC
This genomic window from Persephonella sp. IF05-L8 contains:
- a CDS encoding mechanosensitive ion channel family protein; translation: MNQDELLSNINTILNQIILGTPLYKWALALVVLLFFLLLKNLFSAIIVKSIKTVVSRTKTSIDDKLLLMIESPLRFLFVVIGLWLAFDIINLRADILQHFVRSLFIIMVFWIFYNGINVFTDDIYKFSQKFGKELYREIGSFLIKATKAFIITIGFLAVLQEWGINVTALIASLGIGGLAIALAAKDTAANFFGGLTILADKSLKIGEWVKVGSVEGIVEDLGMRTTKIRTFEKSLITVPNQYIANNPIENFSRRNVRRIKMTIGLVYDTPGETMKKILKDIKEMLENHPGIAKDQTMLVFFDKFNDSSLDIFIYTFTNTADWIEYMAIKEDINLKIMEIVEKNGSSFAYPSQSIYIEKVPEKLTFFDDSRNSTEH
- the purF gene encoding amidophosphoribosyltransferase, whose translation is MCGVFGVFNNTDASYMTFLGLHALQHRGQEAAGIAVSDGYDINLKLGEGLVTRVFSDKDLKELKGDLAIGHVRYSTSGGSDPKNIQPFFAHFYGGSFAIAHNGNLVNASQIREELEKNGAIFRSTSDTEVFVHLIAKAKEPPPSHIMLHKNDKDFLPLVFSAMSKVKGAYSLLILREKQLIAVRDPYGFRPLALGKNKSGSFFVASETCAFDIIDAEYLRDIKPGEVLVIDDAGMRSYFPLEHTEEPRKCIFEFVYFARPDSMIFQDWVYEIRKEMGRTLAREYQVDADYVVPVLDSGLLAAKGYSEESGIPLEIGLIRNHYVGRSFIQPTQSIRDLSVKLKLNPVKQVVEGKRLIVIDDSLVRGTTSKKIVNMLRKAGAKEIHLLLSSPPVISPCYYGIDTPTKEELIAANKTIEEIRDYVGADSIYYLSLEGMIKSANKYRQKGFCTACFDENYPVL
- a CDS encoding Xaa-Pro peptidase family protein, producing MKIKEIQNKIQGENLSSFLFSSRPNIFYLSRFKSSNAYVLLTPQEKFFITDSRYFEAAKEKLKGWNLIQLGEGGKPQLKHLQEILNEYGGNQIGFEEDRIALSFYKSLKEGLKTRLKGYSGFLDEFRIQKTEEEIKIIREAVHKTDRIFEKILTQIPQAADELDLRRRIINEIFIEGGTDESFPSIVAAGKNSAVPHHETSHTQIEKNNPVLIDMGLIYEGYCSDFTRTVFYGQVHPEIEKIHQIVKEAHLEALSKVKAGIPIKEIDLAARNVIDKYGYGDYFIHSTGHGVGIEIHEPPRIYKNNEDILLENTVFTIEPGIYIPEIGGVRLENIVVARKDKGEVLTQTSLEEIRI